Proteins from a single region of Haloterrigena alkaliphila:
- a CDS encoding acetylglutamate/acetylaminoadipate kinase, translating to MTVVVKIGGARAVDPEGALADVASLVEDGEDVVLTHGGSTAVDETLEELGQEPTYVETPGGVVGRFTDEETMDVFKMVMPGKLNTDLVESLHNEGVNAVGLSGTDGKLLEGKRKSAVRVKEDGKKKIKRGDHSGKIESVNADLLETTLAGGYTPVVSVPMLGKEKSGGYTAVNADADRAAAAIAGVLEADLVVLTDVSGIYEDPDDESTKIDSASTPAEFENVKDAAEGFMTKKVMAAEEALEGGAASVTVATANADEPITSALAGEGTTLEPGVLADETDEETAQEAAE from the coding sequence GTGACCGTGGTCGTCAAGATCGGCGGCGCACGCGCTGTCGACCCCGAGGGCGCGCTCGCCGACGTCGCCTCGCTCGTCGAGGACGGCGAGGATGTCGTGCTCACGCACGGCGGCTCGACGGCTGTCGACGAGACCCTCGAGGAGCTCGGCCAGGAACCCACCTACGTCGAAACGCCCGGCGGCGTCGTCGGGCGGTTCACCGACGAGGAGACGATGGACGTCTTCAAGATGGTGATGCCCGGCAAGCTCAACACCGATCTGGTGGAGAGCCTGCACAACGAGGGCGTGAACGCGGTGGGTCTCTCGGGCACGGACGGCAAACTGCTCGAGGGCAAGCGCAAATCGGCCGTCCGCGTCAAGGAGGACGGCAAGAAGAAGATCAAGCGCGGCGACCACTCGGGCAAGATCGAGTCCGTGAACGCGGATTTGCTCGAGACGACCCTCGCGGGCGGCTACACGCCCGTCGTCTCCGTCCCCATGCTGGGCAAGGAGAAGTCGGGCGGGTACACCGCGGTCAACGCCGACGCCGACCGCGCCGCGGCCGCGATCGCCGGCGTTCTCGAGGCCGACCTCGTCGTCCTCACTGACGTCTCGGGGATCTACGAGGACCCCGACGACGAGTCCACCAAGATCGACTCGGCGTCGACGCCCGCGGAGTTCGAGAACGTCAAGGACGCCGCGGAAGGGTTCATGACGAAGAAGGTCATGGCCGCCGAAGAAGCGCTCGAGGGCGGCGCCGCGTCGGTTACCGTCGCGACCGCCAACGCCGACGAGCCGATCACGAGCGCGCTCGCGGGCGAGGGCACGACGCTCGAGCCCGGCGTGCTCGCGGACGAAACGGACGAAGAAACCGCACAGGAGGCCGCAGAATGA